In Hirundo rustica isolate bHirRus1 chromosome 2, bHirRus1.pri.v3, whole genome shotgun sequence, one genomic interval encodes:
- the SLC25A30 gene encoding kidney mitochondrial carrier protein 1 produces MGRNYWMKEEPIMPALNWKPFIYGGLASITAECGTFPIDLTKTRLQVQGQVNDAKYKEIRYRGMVHALVRICREEGLKALYSGIAPAMLRQASYGTIKIGTYQSLKRMFVEHPEDETLMMNVLCGVLSGVISSSIANPTDVLKIRMQAQGRMIQGGMMGNFIQIYQKEGTKGLWKGVSLTAQRAAIVVGVELPVYDLTKKHIILSGYMGDTVYTHFLSSFLCGLAGALASNPVDVVRTRMMNQKSQKHGGHSAYKGTLDCLLQTWKNEGFFALYKGFWPNWLRLGPWNIIFFLTYEQLKKLDA; encoded by the exons ATGGGGCGAAATTACTGGATG AAAGAGGAACCAATAATGCCAGCACTGAACTGGAAGCCCTTTATCTATGGAGGTTTAGCGTCAATCACTGCAGAATGTG GTACTTTCCCCATTGATCTGACTAAAACACGTCTCCAAGTTCAAGGTCAAGTTAATGATGCCAAATACAAAGAGATCCGCTACCGTGGAATGGTGCATGCATTGGTCAGAATATGCAGAGAAGAAGGATTGAAAGCCTTATACTCTGG GATTGCTCCTGCAATGCTACGGCAAGCTTCATATGGAACTATAAAAATAGGCACTTACCAGAGCTTAAAAAGAATGTTTGTTGAGCATCCAGAAG ATGAAACCCTCATGATGAATGTTCTGTGTGGCGTTCTTTCGGGAGTAATCTCGTCATCTATTGCCAACCCTACAGATGTCTTAAAG ATCAGAATGCAAGCTCAAGGTAGAATGATTCAAGGAGGAATGATGGGCAACTTCATACAGATCTACCAAAAAGAAGGCACTAAAGGATTATGGAAG ggaGTATCATTgacagcacagagagctgctATTGTTGTTGGAGTGGAGCTGCCAGTGTATGACCTTACCAAGAAGCACATAATTTTGTCTGGATATATGGGGGATACAGTATATACTCACTTCCT TTCCAGTTTTCTTTGTGGGTTAGCTGGAGCCCTTGCATCCAACCCAGTTGATGTTGTAAGAACACGCATGATGAATCAGAAAAGCCAAAAACATGGGGGACACTCAGCCTACAAGGGCACTTTGGATTGCTTGTTACAG acatGGAAGAATGAAGGCTTTTTTGCTCTGTATAAAGGGTTTTGGCCAAACTGGTTAAGACTTGGTCCTTGGAATATCATT TTCTTCCTGACATATGAACAGCTGAAGAAATTGGATGCCTGA